One Georgenia wutianyii DNA segment encodes these proteins:
- the mraY gene encoding phospho-N-acetylmuramoyl-pentapeptide-transferase, whose translation MVTILVAGATALVIALFGTPLFIRFLVKKNYGQFIRQDGPTAHYTKRGTPTMGGVVIILATVVGYAVANLTAGRPPNASGLLLLFLIVGLGAIGFADDYIKISRQRSLGLRARWKIVGQAFVGVTFAVLALQFPNENFRTPASTHVSVVRDTGIDLAFAGAVLGLILFILWANFLITAWSNAVNLTDGLDGLATGASAMVFAAYTVIAMWQANQNCQFLADPSSAWSACYEVRDPRDLSLIGAALIGACLGFLWWNASPAQIFMGDTGSLALGGAIAGLSILTHTQFLAIVIGGLFVIIVMSDVIQIGFFKATGRRVFRMAPLHHHFELKGWGEVTIVIRFWLIAALCVALGLGLFYAEWVTVA comes from the coding sequence GTGGTGACGATCCTCGTCGCCGGGGCCACGGCCCTCGTCATCGCCCTGTTCGGCACGCCGCTGTTCATCCGCTTCCTCGTGAAGAAGAACTACGGCCAGTTCATCCGCCAGGACGGCCCCACCGCGCACTACACCAAGCGCGGCACGCCGACCATGGGCGGGGTCGTCATCATCCTCGCGACCGTCGTCGGCTACGCGGTCGCCAACCTCACCGCGGGCCGTCCGCCGAACGCCTCCGGCCTGCTCCTCCTCTTCCTCATCGTCGGGCTCGGCGCCATCGGCTTCGCCGACGACTACATCAAGATCAGCCGCCAGCGCTCCCTCGGGCTGCGCGCCCGGTGGAAGATCGTCGGCCAGGCGTTCGTCGGCGTCACCTTCGCCGTCCTCGCCCTGCAGTTCCCCAACGAGAACTTCCGCACCCCCGCGTCGACGCACGTCTCGGTGGTGCGTGACACCGGCATCGACCTCGCCTTCGCCGGGGCCGTGCTCGGGCTCATCCTCTTCATCCTGTGGGCGAACTTCCTCATCACCGCCTGGTCCAACGCCGTCAACCTCACCGACGGCCTCGACGGCCTGGCGACCGGCGCCTCGGCGATGGTCTTCGCCGCCTACACGGTCATCGCCATGTGGCAGGCGAACCAGAACTGCCAGTTCCTGGCCGACCCGAGCTCGGCCTGGTCCGCGTGCTACGAGGTGCGCGACCCGCGCGACCTCTCGCTCATCGGGGCCGCGCTCATCGGCGCCTGCCTCGGGTTCCTGTGGTGGAACGCCTCACCGGCCCAGATCTTCATGGGCGACACCGGCTCCCTCGCCCTCGGTGGCGCTATCGCCGGCCTGTCGATCCTCACCCACACCCAGTTCCTCGCCATCGTCATCGGCGGCCTGTTCGTCATCATCGTCATGAGCGACGTCATCCAGATCGGCTTCTTCAAGGCGACCGGGAGACGGGTGTTCCGCATGGCCCCGCTCCACCACCACTTCGAGCTCAAGGGCTGGGGCGAGGTGACGATCGTCATCCGCTTCTGGCTCATCGCCGCACTCTGCGTCGCCCTCGGCCTCGGCCTCTTCTACGCCGAGTGGGTGACCGTGGCATGA
- the murD gene encoding UDP-N-acetylmuramoyl-L-alanine--D-glutamate ligase: MTTLAGARVVVVGLGTSGRAAAEVLTTLGAHVEGVDRSEASVEAARAELGPAARLTAAGDDETLADLVLGRGADLAVVSPGVPATSPLLTRAAASGLPCWSEVELAWQVQQAAPGPGPDWLTITGTNGKTTTVGMLSSILTAAGLHAPAVGNVGTPVVRVVAEGRADALAVELSSFQLHLTHSVAPLASVCLNLAPDHIDWHGSFAAYREDKARVYARTRVACVYTDDMTRAMVEEADVAEGARAVGTRLGAPAVGELGLVEDVLCDRAFDRRRQTHAVPLATLADLAHLAPADGGEVPRHVLADALAAAALARARGVEPAAVAAGLRSFTGGRHRIETVATRDGVTWVDDSKATNAHAARASLGALPPGRGVWVAGGLAKGATFDELVRGVADRLRAVVLIGVDRAPLRAALARHAPDVPVTEVEAGDTEGVMPLAVAAAARLARPGDTVLLAPACASMDQFTDYGARGDAFAAAVRALPGEPG, from the coding sequence ATGACCACGCTGGCGGGTGCGCGCGTCGTCGTCGTCGGGCTCGGCACGTCCGGCCGGGCGGCCGCGGAGGTGCTCACCACCCTCGGCGCCCACGTCGAGGGGGTGGACCGCAGCGAGGCGTCCGTCGAGGCCGCCCGCGCCGAGCTCGGCCCGGCCGCCCGGCTCACCGCCGCGGGGGACGACGAGACGCTCGCCGACCTCGTCCTGGGCCGAGGCGCCGACCTCGCCGTGGTCTCCCCGGGCGTCCCCGCGACCTCCCCGCTCCTCACCCGGGCCGCCGCGAGCGGCCTGCCGTGCTGGAGCGAGGTCGAGCTCGCCTGGCAGGTGCAGCAGGCCGCGCCGGGTCCCGGTCCCGACTGGCTCACCATCACCGGCACCAACGGCAAGACGACCACGGTCGGCATGCTCTCCTCGATCCTCACCGCGGCGGGGCTGCACGCCCCGGCCGTCGGCAACGTCGGCACGCCGGTCGTGCGGGTCGTCGCCGAGGGCCGGGCCGACGCGCTCGCCGTCGAGCTGTCGAGCTTCCAGCTCCACCTCACCCACAGCGTCGCGCCGCTCGCCTCCGTCTGCCTCAACCTCGCCCCCGACCACATCGACTGGCACGGGTCCTTCGCCGCCTACCGCGAGGACAAGGCACGGGTCTACGCCCGCACCCGCGTCGCGTGCGTCTACACCGACGACATGACCCGGGCCATGGTCGAGGAGGCCGACGTCGCCGAGGGGGCGCGGGCCGTGGGCACCCGGCTGGGTGCTCCCGCCGTCGGGGAGCTCGGCCTCGTCGAGGACGTCCTGTGCGACCGTGCCTTCGACCGGCGCCGCCAGACGCACGCGGTGCCGCTCGCGACGCTCGCCGACCTCGCCCACCTCGCCCCGGCCGACGGCGGAGAGGTGCCCCGTCACGTCCTCGCCGACGCTCTCGCCGCCGCCGCGCTCGCCCGCGCACGAGGCGTGGAGCCCGCCGCCGTGGCCGCCGGGCTGCGCTCCTTCACCGGCGGGCGGCACCGGATCGAGACCGTCGCCACGCGCGACGGCGTCACCTGGGTCGACGACTCCAAGGCCACCAACGCCCACGCCGCCCGCGCCAGCCTCGGCGCGCTGCCGCCCGGGCGCGGGGTGTGGGTGGCCGGGGGCCTGGCCAAGGGTGCGACCTTCGACGAGCTCGTCCGCGGCGTCGCCGACCGGCTGCGCGCCGTCGTGCTCATCGGCGTGGACCGGGCCCCGCTGCGCGCGGCACTTGCACGACACGCACCGGATGTGCCGGTCACCGAGGTGGAGGCTGGTGACACTGAGGGCGTGATGCCTCTTGCCGTCGCCGCAGCCGCCCGGCTCGCCCGCCCGGGTGACACCGTGCTGCTCGCCCCGGCGTGCGCGTCGATGGACCAGTTCACCGACTACGGCGCCCGGGGGGACGCCTTCGCCGCGGCGGTCCGCGCGCTGCCGGGGGAGCCGGGATGA
- the ftsW gene encoding putative lipid II flippase FtsW, translated as MTAVQPARAARALAPGAGRGAMRTGARETSAVRGPAVLSYYLVGGAVLLLLAIGVVMVLSASSITSIRETGSPWGHFLNQATFALIGLPLMVVASRIPVAWYRKLAWPALGVGLLLQALIFTPLARGAKGNTNWILIPGTGQTVQPSEFLKLALAVWLGLVLARKAHLLHRWQHVLVPGLVVAAVAIGLVLVGRDLGTALVVAAVVAGAMFVAGVPMRWFGIAAVAGAAVVSFLVIASPNRIQRVMAVFGGDCDESGACYQTLHGLYGLGTGGISGVGLGASREKWAYLPEAHNDFIFAIIGEELGLLGTLLVLGLFTVLALGLLRIVRRHPDPFVKITTGAIAAWILGQALINIGVVIGLLPVIGVPLPLVSAGGSALIATLLAMGVVLAFARDEPGAAAGLRARRGAVRRSLAVVGGRGRG; from the coding sequence ATGACGGCGGTCCAGCCGGCACGCGCCGCGCGTGCCCTCGCCCCGGGGGCCGGGCGCGGGGCGATGCGGACCGGCGCCCGTGAGACCTCCGCCGTGCGCGGCCCGGCCGTGCTCAGCTACTACCTCGTCGGCGGGGCGGTCCTCCTGCTGCTCGCCATCGGCGTCGTCATGGTCCTGTCGGCCTCCTCGATCACCTCGATCCGGGAGACCGGCAGCCCGTGGGGCCACTTCCTCAACCAGGCGACGTTCGCGCTCATCGGGCTGCCGCTCATGGTCGTCGCCAGCCGCATCCCCGTCGCCTGGTACCGCAAGCTCGCCTGGCCCGCGCTCGGCGTCGGCCTGCTCCTCCAGGCGCTGATCTTCACCCCGCTCGCGCGCGGCGCGAAGGGCAACACGAACTGGATCCTCATCCCGGGCACCGGGCAGACCGTCCAGCCCTCGGAGTTCCTCAAGCTCGCCCTCGCCGTGTGGCTCGGCCTCGTCCTGGCCCGCAAGGCCCACCTCCTCCACCGGTGGCAGCACGTCCTCGTCCCGGGGCTCGTCGTCGCCGCCGTGGCGATCGGCCTCGTCCTCGTCGGGCGTGACCTCGGCACGGCGCTCGTCGTCGCCGCGGTCGTCGCCGGGGCGATGTTCGTCGCCGGCGTGCCGATGCGCTGGTTCGGGATCGCGGCCGTCGCCGGCGCCGCCGTCGTCTCCTTCCTCGTCATCGCCTCGCCCAACCGGATCCAGCGCGTCATGGCCGTCTTCGGCGGCGACTGCGACGAGTCGGGCGCGTGCTACCAGACCCTCCACGGTCTCTACGGCCTGGGTACCGGCGGCATCTCCGGGGTGGGGCTGGGCGCCTCCCGGGAGAAGTGGGCCTACCTGCCCGAGGCGCACAACGACTTCATCTTCGCCATCATCGGCGAGGAGCTCGGGCTGCTCGGCACCCTCCTCGTCCTCGGCCTGTTCACCGTCCTCGCCCTGGGGCTGCTCCGCATCGTGCGCCGCCACCCCGACCCGTTCGTCAAGATCACCACCGGGGCCATCGCCGCGTGGATCCTGGGCCAGGCGCTCATCAACATCGGGGTCGTCATCGGGCTCCTGCCGGTCATCGGTGTGCCGCTGCCACTCGTCTCCGCCGGCGGCTCCGCGCTCATCGCGACCCTGCTCGCCATGGGCGTCGTCCTCGCCTTCGCCCGCGACGAGCCGGGCGCCGCCGCCGGACTGCGCGCGCGGCGCGGTGCGGTGCGCCGGTCCCTCGCCGTGGTGGGAGGTCGCGGTCGTGGCTGA
- the murG gene encoding undecaprenyldiphospho-muramoylpentapeptide beta-N-acetylglucosaminyltransferase, producing the protein MRVLLAGGGTAGHVNPLLATAAELAARPEGAALTVLGTAEGLESRLVPAAGLPLRVVPRAPLPRRPSPDLLRLPGRLRDAVRRAAAAVEESRAEVVVGFGGYVATPAYLAARRLGVPIVVHEQNARPGLANRLGARWARHVAVTFPGTPLPHATLTGLPLRAPIAELVAERAADAAARRRAGAAALGLDPDATTLLVTGGSLGAQRINDAVSAGAAALDAAGVQVLHLTGQGKDEPVRAATAGLHGYHVLPYLDDMASAYAAADLVLARSGAGTVSELAALGIGAVYVPLPIGNGEQRRNAADVVAAGGGRLVDDADLTAGYVTGPLLELLADRDGLAAMGRAAAGAGVRDGAARLADLVISAAREGR; encoded by the coding sequence CTGCGCGTCCTGCTCGCCGGCGGGGGCACCGCCGGTCACGTCAACCCCCTCCTCGCCACCGCCGCCGAGCTCGCGGCCCGTCCCGAGGGTGCCGCGCTCACCGTGCTCGGCACGGCCGAGGGCCTGGAGTCACGTCTCGTGCCCGCGGCCGGCCTGCCCCTGCGCGTCGTCCCCCGTGCCCCGCTGCCGCGCCGGCCCTCCCCGGACCTCCTGCGCCTTCCCGGGCGCCTGCGTGACGCCGTCCGCCGCGCCGCCGCGGCCGTCGAGGAGAGCCGCGCCGAGGTCGTCGTCGGCTTCGGCGGGTACGTCGCCACGCCCGCCTACCTCGCCGCCCGCCGGCTCGGGGTGCCGATCGTCGTCCACGAGCAGAACGCCCGGCCGGGCCTGGCCAACCGGCTCGGCGCCCGCTGGGCGCGCCACGTCGCCGTCACCTTCCCCGGCACCCCGTTGCCCCACGCCACGCTCACCGGGCTGCCGCTGCGCGCGCCCATCGCCGAGCTCGTCGCCGAGCGCGCGGCCGACGCCGCCGCCCGCCGCCGGGCGGGCGCCGCTGCCCTCGGCCTGGACCCCGACGCCACGACGCTGCTCGTCACCGGCGGCTCGCTCGGCGCGCAGCGGATCAACGACGCCGTGTCCGCCGGCGCCGCCGCGCTCGACGCCGCCGGAGTGCAGGTCCTCCACCTCACCGGCCAGGGCAAGGACGAGCCGGTCCGCGCCGCGACCGCAGGCCTGCACGGCTACCACGTGCTGCCCTACCTCGACGACATGGCCAGCGCCTACGCGGCCGCCGACCTCGTCCTCGCCCGCTCGGGCGCGGGCACGGTGAGCGAGCTCGCGGCGCTCGGGATCGGCGCGGTCTACGTCCCCCTGCCGATTGGCAACGGCGAGCAGCGGCGCAACGCCGCCGACGTCGTCGCCGCGGGCGGGGGCCGGCTCGTCGACGACGCGGACCTCACCGCCGGCTACGTCACCGGCCCGCTCCTCGAGCTGCTCGCCGACCGCGACGGGCTCGCCGCGATGGGTCGTGCCGCCGCCGGGGCAGGTGTCCGCGACGGCGCCGCACGCCTGGCCGACCTCGTGATCTCGGCGGCCCGGGAGGGACGATGA
- the murC gene encoding UDP-N-acetylmuramate--L-alanine ligase gives MTRYHLIGIGGAGMAPVAELLAARGLEVSGSDARPSATLERLRAAGITAYVGHDAVHVPPDATVVVSTAVRPDNPELVRARELGLPVIHRSQALVVAAEGQDFVAVAGAHGKTTTSAMLAVALSGVGADPSWAIGGQVAGLGSGAHLGRGRAFVAEADESDGSFLNYRPAVAVVTNVEPDHLDHYGSREAFEQAFVDFAGRVTSVLVVCADDAGALRLARRATGTRVLTYGTGEAPGVGEGHVRITDLVLGAAGASAVLSTPQGPVPLELAATGEHNVRNATGAWCAGVALGADPHKLAAALGSFRGTGRRFEDRGSAAGVRVVDDYAHHPTEVAATLTAARLAAGDGRVLVLFQPHLYSRTVAFAAEFADALSLADEVVVTDVYAAREDPVEGVDGSLITRRTAAGRYVADREEAAAVVAGLARPGDLLLTMGAGDVTELGPRILRLLEERA, from the coding sequence ATGACGCGCTACCACCTCATCGGCATCGGCGGGGCGGGCATGGCGCCCGTCGCCGAGCTCCTCGCCGCCCGTGGGCTCGAGGTCAGTGGGTCCGACGCCCGCCCGAGCGCGACCCTCGAGCGGCTGCGCGCCGCCGGCATCACGGCCTACGTCGGGCACGACGCCGTGCACGTGCCCCCGGACGCGACCGTCGTCGTCTCCACGGCGGTGCGGCCCGACAACCCCGAGCTCGTCCGGGCGCGTGAGCTCGGCCTGCCGGTGATCCACCGCTCCCAGGCGCTCGTCGTCGCTGCCGAGGGCCAGGACTTCGTCGCGGTCGCGGGAGCCCACGGCAAGACGACGACGTCGGCGATGCTCGCCGTCGCGCTCTCCGGGGTCGGCGCCGACCCGAGCTGGGCGATCGGCGGCCAGGTCGCCGGGCTCGGCAGCGGGGCGCACCTCGGGCGGGGTCGGGCGTTCGTCGCCGAGGCCGACGAGTCCGACGGCTCCTTCCTCAACTACCGTCCCGCCGTCGCCGTCGTCACCAACGTCGAGCCCGACCACCTCGACCACTACGGCTCGCGCGAGGCCTTCGAGCAGGCCTTCGTCGACTTCGCCGGGCGCGTGACGAGTGTGCTCGTCGTGTGCGCCGACGACGCCGGCGCGCTGCGCCTGGCCCGGCGCGCCACCGGGACCCGGGTCCTCACCTACGGCACCGGCGAGGCGCCGGGCGTGGGGGAGGGCCACGTGCGGATCACCGACCTCGTCCTCGGCGCGGCCGGGGCGAGCGCGGTGCTGAGCACGCCGCAGGGCCCGGTGCCGCTCGAGCTCGCCGCCACCGGGGAGCACAACGTGCGCAACGCGACCGGTGCGTGGTGCGCGGGCGTCGCCCTCGGCGCCGACCCCCACAAGCTCGCCGCCGCCCTCGGCTCCTTCCGCGGCACCGGTCGCCGCTTCGAGGACCGGGGGAGCGCCGCCGGCGTGCGGGTCGTCGACGACTACGCCCACCACCCGACGGAGGTCGCCGCCACGCTCACCGCCGCCCGCCTGGCCGCCGGTGACGGACGCGTCCTCGTGCTCTTCCAGCCGCACCTGTACTCCCGGACCGTGGCCTTCGCCGCCGAGTTCGCCGACGCGCTCTCGCTCGCGGACGAGGTCGTCGTCACCGACGTCTACGCCGCCCGCGAGGACCCGGTCGAGGGCGTCGACGGCTCCCTCATCACGCGGCGCACCGCTGCCGGGCGCTACGTGGCCGACCGGGAGGAGGCCGCGGCCGTCGTCGCCGGTCTCGCCCGCCCCGGAGACCTGCTCCTCACGATGGGCGCCGGGGACGTCACCGAGCTCGGACCGCGCATCCTGCGCCTGCTGGAGGAGCGGGCGTGA
- a CDS encoding cell division protein FtsQ/DivIB — protein MRPPAQPRLPRPGPTPHVPVQEERGRTTVTPPAPRQQPAREPVPTERARRWLPVRQRPEDSRPAGPGFLERLAERTRAQRRLAWRKVLLAVGVLVTVGALAWALLASPLLALDVEQVTVSGAGEGTTVPVEAVMDVVMRHEGVPLTRLDTAGLTEQVGAITTVRSVDVSRSWPRGLSVQVTARVPVAAATAEEGLVLLDVDGVVVGSVAEPPDGLPRVTVPLSGERAGQTLEAVLAVLAQLPAELRAEVATAGATNPASITLELTDGARVLWGDVAESELKAAVLAVVRERPAAVYDVTVPRSPTLSD, from the coding sequence GTGAGGCCGCCCGCCCAGCCGCGCCTGCCGCGCCCCGGACCCACCCCGCACGTCCCGGTCCAGGAGGAGCGCGGCCGGACGACCGTGACGCCGCCGGCCCCGCGGCAGCAGCCCGCCCGTGAGCCGGTGCCGACCGAGCGCGCGCGGCGCTGGCTGCCGGTGCGCCAGCGCCCCGAGGACAGCCGGCCCGCCGGGCCGGGGTTCCTCGAGCGCCTCGCCGAGCGCACGCGCGCCCAGCGACGGCTCGCGTGGCGCAAGGTGCTCCTCGCCGTCGGTGTCCTCGTCACCGTCGGCGCCCTCGCCTGGGCGCTGCTCGCCTCGCCGCTGCTCGCCCTCGACGTCGAGCAGGTCACCGTCTCGGGGGCGGGGGAGGGGACGACCGTCCCCGTCGAGGCGGTGATGGACGTCGTCATGCGGCACGAGGGCGTCCCGCTCACCCGGCTCGACACCGCCGGCCTCACCGAGCAGGTCGGCGCGATCACCACCGTGCGCTCGGTGGACGTCAGCCGCTCCTGGCCGCGCGGACTGTCCGTGCAGGTCACCGCCCGCGTGCCGGTCGCCGCGGCGACGGCCGAGGAAGGGCTCGTCCTGCTCGACGTCGACGGCGTCGTCGTGGGCTCCGTCGCCGAGCCGCCCGATGGGCTGCCGCGCGTCACCGTGCCGCTGTCCGGCGAGCGGGCAGGCCAGACCCTCGAGGCCGTGCTCGCGGTCCTCGCCCAGCTGCCCGCGGAGCTGCGGGCGGAGGTCGCGACCGCCGGGGCGACGAACCCCGCGTCGATCACCCTCGAGCTCACCGACGGCGCCCGGGTGCTGTGGGGCGACGTGGCCGAGTCCGAGCTCAAGGCCGCCGTCCTCGCCGTCGTGCGGGAGCGCCCGGCCGCGGTCTACGACGTCACCGTCCCGCGCTCCCCGACCCTCTCCGACTGA
- the ftsZ gene encoding cell division protein FtsZ → MAAPQNYLAVIKVVGIGGGGVNAVNRMIEVGLKGVEFIAVNTDAQALLMSDADVKLDVGRELTRGLGAGADPEVGKKAAEDHAEEIEEVLRGADMVFVTAGEGGGTGTGGAPVVARIARSLGALTIGVVTRPFTFEGRRRSTQAESGIEALRDEVDTLIVIPNDRLLSISDRNVSVLDAFKSADQVLLSGVQGITDLITTPGLINLDFADVKSVMQGAGSALMGIGSARGEDRAVQAAELAISSPLLEASIDGAYGVLLSIQGGSDLGLFEIHEAARLVQEAAHPEANIIFGNVIDDALGDEVRVTVIAAGFDEPTAKPVAMPPARRRAAEAPVALDSAPSTPEPVVAPSPVVAASPERAPEPEPVYAGREGEQRRPLEVPRVFDEEPVRGRREEDLDIPDFLR, encoded by the coding sequence GTGGCGGCACCGCAGAACTACCTAGCAGTGATCAAGGTGGTGGGCATCGGAGGTGGCGGTGTCAACGCCGTCAACCGGATGATCGAGGTCGGGTTGAAGGGCGTGGAGTTCATCGCCGTCAACACCGACGCCCAGGCGCTCCTCATGAGCGACGCCGACGTCAAGCTCGACGTGGGCCGTGAGCTCACGCGCGGGCTCGGGGCCGGCGCGGACCCCGAGGTGGGCAAGAAGGCCGCCGAGGACCACGCGGAGGAGATCGAGGAGGTCCTGCGCGGGGCCGACATGGTCTTCGTGACCGCCGGCGAGGGCGGCGGCACCGGCACCGGCGGCGCGCCCGTCGTCGCCCGGATCGCCCGTTCGCTCGGCGCGCTCACCATCGGCGTGGTCACCCGCCCCTTCACCTTCGAGGGCCGGCGCCGCTCCACCCAGGCCGAGTCCGGCATCGAGGCGCTGCGCGACGAGGTCGACACCCTCATCGTCATCCCCAACGACCGTCTGCTGTCGATCTCCGACCGCAACGTCTCGGTCCTCGACGCCTTCAAGAGCGCCGACCAGGTGCTCCTGTCGGGTGTCCAGGGGATCACCGACCTCATCACCACCCCCGGTCTCATCAACCTCGACTTCGCCGACGTCAAGTCCGTCATGCAGGGCGCGGGCAGCGCCCTCATGGGCATCGGCTCGGCCCGCGGTGAGGACCGCGCGGTCCAGGCCGCCGAGCTGGCGATCTCCTCCCCGCTCCTCGAGGCGAGCATCGACGGCGCCTACGGCGTCCTGCTCTCCATCCAGGGTGGCAGCGACCTCGGCCTCTTCGAGATCCACGAGGCCGCCCGCCTCGTCCAGGAGGCCGCGCACCCCGAGGCCAACATCATCTTCGGAAACGTCATCGACGACGCCCTCGGCGACGAGGTGCGCGTCACCGTCATCGCCGCCGGGTTCGACGAGCCCACGGCCAAGCCCGTCGCGATGCCTCCCGCGCGCCGTCGTGCGGCCGAGGCGCCCGTCGCCTTAGACAGCGCCCCGAGCACTCCCGAGCCGGTCGTCGCGCCGAGCCCCGTCGTGGCTGCCAGCCCCGAGCGGGCCCCGGAGCCCGAGCCGGTCTACGCGGGTCGCGAGGGCGAGCAGCGCCGGCCGCTCGAGGTGCCGCGGGTCTTCGACGAGGAGCCGGTCCGCGGTCGTCGCGAGGAGGACCTCGACATCCCCGACTTCCTGCGCTGA
- the pgeF gene encoding peptidoglycan editing factor PgeF produces MLELVSGDLGPGARGVFTTRAGGVSGGRYAARDGDGGLNLGPHVGDDDESVTANRALLDRALGQRVTWMSQVHGARVVTVTAPPAAEAVTAGECDALVALRNGPTTPAVAVMVADCVPLLLATPDGAQVAAVHVGRQGMVGGVVAAALAELGARGAVVEDLYASLGPSICGRCYEVPGEMREDVASAVPEACAETSWGTPALDLPAGVAAQLRAAGVRRVQRLDLCTAEDERFYSYRRDGRTGRLAGVVHPA; encoded by the coding sequence GTGCTCGAGCTGGTCTCTGGCGATCTGGGCCCCGGCGCGCGTGGTGTCTTCACCACGCGCGCCGGTGGCGTCTCCGGGGGGCGCTACGCCGCCCGGGACGGCGACGGCGGGCTCAACCTCGGCCCGCACGTCGGTGACGACGACGAGTCCGTCACCGCCAACCGTGCGCTCCTCGACCGCGCGCTCGGGCAGCGCGTCACCTGGATGAGCCAGGTGCACGGCGCCCGGGTCGTCACGGTCACCGCGCCCCCTGCCGCGGAGGCCGTGACCGCGGGGGAGTGCGACGCGCTCGTCGCCCTCCGCAACGGCCCCACGACGCCGGCGGTGGCCGTCATGGTCGCCGACTGCGTCCCCCTCCTCCTCGCCACGCCCGACGGCGCGCAGGTCGCCGCCGTCCACGTCGGCCGTCAGGGCATGGTCGGCGGCGTCGTCGCCGCGGCACTCGCGGAGCTCGGCGCCCGCGGCGCGGTGGTGGAGGACCTCTACGCGAGCCTCGGCCCGAGCATCTGCGGACGCTGCTACGAGGTGCCCGGCGAGATGCGCGAGGACGTCGCCAGCGCCGTGCCGGAGGCGTGCGCCGAGACCTCCTGGGGCACCCCCGCCCTCGACCTGCCCGCCGGCGTGGCCGCGCAGCTTCGCGCCGCCGGCGTGCGCCGCGTGCAGCGGCTGGACCTGTGCACCGCCGAGGACGAGCGGTTCTACTCCTACCGGCGCGACGGGCGCACCGGCCGTCTCGCCGGCGTCGTCCACCCCGCCTGA
- a CDS encoding cell division protein SepF, whose product MAGALRKTMAYLGLSEDEGDYVDELDAPRHEESAVAEPRAERHDRHERPVQVTPMRVVPAPEPVEHDLRRISTVHPSTYNEARVIGEAFRDGTPVIMNLTGMSETEAKRMVDFSAGLVFGLHGSIERVTNRVFLLSPASVEVAGAGEPDGGPGRLFNQS is encoded by the coding sequence ATGGCCGGAGCACTGCGCAAGACGATGGCGTACCTCGGACTGTCCGAGGACGAGGGTGACTATGTCGACGAGCTCGACGCCCCCCGTCACGAGGAGTCCGCCGTGGCAGAGCCGCGCGCCGAGCGCCACGACCGTCACGAGCGGCCGGTGCAGGTGACGCCGATGCGGGTCGTGCCCGCGCCCGAGCCGGTCGAGCACGACCTGCGCCGCATCAGCACGGTCCACCCGAGCACCTACAACGAGGCCAGGGTCATCGGCGAGGCGTTCCGCGACGGGACCCCCGTGATCATGAACCTCACCGGCATGAGCGAGACCGAGGCCAAGCGCATGGTGGACTTCTCCGCCGGGCTCGTCTTCGGGCTGCACGGCTCGATCGAGCGGGTGACCAACAGGGTCTTCCTGCTGTCCCCCGCGAGTGTCGAGGTCGCCGGCGCCGGTGAGCCCGACGGCGGCCCCGGCCGCCTGTTCAACCAGAGCTGA
- a CDS encoding YggT family protein, whose translation MDLLFSIVYFLLLLYLLVLIGRLVLDWVQVFARDWRPRGVLLVVAEAVYTLTDPPLNWLRRYIPPLRLGGIALDLGFIILFLGVSIAMRVAAALSLM comes from the coding sequence GTGGACCTGCTCTTCTCGATCGTCTACTTCCTGCTCCTGCTCTACCTTCTCGTCCTCATCGGGCGGCTCGTCCTCGACTGGGTGCAGGTCTTCGCCCGGGACTGGCGTCCGCGCGGCGTGCTCCTCGTCGTCGCGGAAGCCGTCTACACGCTCACCGACCCGCCGCTCAACTGGCTGCGTCGCTACATCCCCCCGCTCCGGCTCGGGGGGATCGCGCTCGACCTGGGGTTCATCATCCTGTTCCTCGGGGTGAGCATCGCGATGCGTGTCGCAGCCGCGCTGTCCCTGATGTGA
- a CDS encoding DivIVA domain-containing protein, translating into MALLTADDVLNKKFQPTKFREGYDQDEVDDFLDEVVNTLSSLSNENEELKAKLAAAERRIAELSSGEQPQQPAAPAPAPEPEPEPEPEPAFAPQAAAPVAEAAAPVESGDEPTSATGMLALAQRVHDEYVNNGKQEGDRILHEARTEAERIVREAEDTHNRTLAQLEQERSLLERKIDELRVFERDYRTRLKSYLESLLSDVEGRGNISGRGGDSSAQFGR; encoded by the coding sequence ATGGCGCTGCTCACAGCAGACGACGTGCTGAACAAGAAGTTTCAGCCGACGAAGTTCCGGGAGGGCTACGACCAGGACGAGGTCGACGACTTCCTGGACGAGGTCGTCAACACGCTGAGCTCCCTGAGCAACGAGAACGAGGAGCTCAAGGCGAAGCTCGCGGCCGCCGAGCGGCGGATCGCCGAGCTCAGCAGCGGCGAGCAGCCGCAGCAGCCCGCGGCCCCTGCTCCCGCCCCCGAGCCGGAGCCCGAGCCCGAGCCGGAGCCGGCCTTCGCGCCGCAGGCCGCGGCGCCGGTCGCCGAGGCCGCTGCTCCCGTCGAGAGCGGCGACGAGCCGACCTCCGCCACCGGGATGCTCGCCCTCGCCCAGCGCGTGCACGACGAGTACGTCAACAACGGCAAGCAGGAGGGTGACCGGATCCTCCACGAGGCCCGCACCGAGGCCGAGCGGATCGTCCGCGAGGCCGAGGACACCCACAACCGCACGCTCGCCCAGCTCGAGCAGGAGCGCTCGCTCCTCGAGCGCAAGATCGACGAGCTGCGCGTCTTCGAGCGGGACTACCGGACCCGCCTCAAGAGCTACCTCGAGTCGCTGCTCTCCGACGTCGAGGGCCGGGGCAACATCTCCGGTCGCGGTGGCGACTCCTCGGCGCAGTTCGGTCGCTGA